From a single Streptomyces liliifuscus genomic region:
- a CDS encoding SpoIIE family protein phosphatase — MPGDQVQPTPRILLTQAELAAIANAMDRAEGVGEHAERLLAELTLARRILDGCPAGVAVLDRDLRYLYVNDALALLNGVPAADHIGRRLPDLLPDLESSEQLLEQVLRTGVPQIVTVGGQTPADGAGDNRWWLGAYHRLSSSSGEILGVAGVVLEVTDALRGREHLVRAGNRMALLDEANRTTGATLDLRQACQALADLLVPRFADYAAVDVADPEGTPRVPSEHYPLRLRRIALATTPELAEVSSPLGRLDEFVVHRAGSPMAHVLADRRPLVLSHPDDEAMRQFSPSPERKEHLLRMGAHSGIYLPLAVHEELVGAVMVFRAGDSPRLTDTDTELLGDLTDRAATGIAHAVRYTREHETALEMQRAFLNAPTVTGPGVETLGRYLPAGSGAEVGGDWFDTLALPHDRTLLVVGDVMGHGVRAAAAMSEYRSVLRTLAIQGSSPDFILLQAERTALTLELDRVATCLLALLDPRRERVTFSNAGHIPPLLVTPDGTRTLLSLPVAPPLGVGLGSFTATTVPLPPGSVLLLCTDGLVERRDRDIETGLHTLATLPITPTAPLSTLLDTVITHLDPTASEDDVAILLARTKPTPDEPDQLGWLPPGWAKPRPGVKPL, encoded by the coding sequence GTGCCCGGTGACCAGGTCCAGCCCACCCCGCGCATCCTGCTCACCCAGGCGGAGCTGGCGGCGATCGCTAACGCGATGGACCGTGCCGAGGGTGTGGGGGAGCACGCGGAGCGGCTGCTGGCGGAGCTGACCCTGGCCCGGCGGATCCTCGACGGCTGCCCGGCCGGTGTCGCCGTCCTGGACCGGGACCTGCGCTACCTCTACGTCAACGACGCGCTGGCCCTCCTCAACGGCGTCCCGGCCGCCGACCACATCGGCCGCCGGCTGCCGGACCTCCTGCCGGACCTGGAGTCGTCGGAGCAACTGCTCGAACAGGTGCTGCGCACGGGGGTGCCGCAGATCGTCACGGTGGGCGGGCAGACCCCGGCCGACGGGGCGGGGGACAACCGGTGGTGGCTGGGCGCCTACCACCGGCTCTCGTCGTCGTCCGGCGAGATCCTCGGGGTGGCGGGCGTCGTCCTGGAGGTCACCGACGCGCTGCGCGGCCGCGAGCACCTCGTACGGGCGGGCAACAGGATGGCCCTGCTCGACGAGGCGAACCGCACCACCGGCGCGACGCTCGACCTCCGCCAGGCCTGCCAGGCCCTCGCCGACCTGCTGGTCCCGCGCTTCGCGGACTACGCGGCGGTGGACGTGGCCGACCCGGAGGGCACACCCCGGGTGCCGTCCGAGCACTACCCGCTGCGCCTGCGCCGTATCGCGCTGGCCACCACCCCGGAGCTGGCGGAGGTGTCCTCCCCGCTGGGCCGTCTCGACGAGTTCGTGGTCCACCGGGCGGGCTCCCCGATGGCCCATGTGCTGGCCGACCGGCGTCCGCTGGTCCTCAGCCACCCCGACGACGAGGCCATGCGCCAGTTCTCGCCGTCGCCCGAGCGCAAGGAGCACCTCCTGCGGATGGGCGCGCACTCGGGGATCTACCTCCCGCTCGCGGTCCACGAGGAGCTGGTGGGCGCGGTGATGGTGTTCCGCGCCGGCGACTCGCCCCGGCTGACGGACACGGACACCGAGTTGCTGGGGGACCTCACCGACCGGGCCGCCACCGGCATCGCCCACGCGGTCCGCTACACGCGTGAGCACGAGACGGCCCTGGAGATGCAGCGCGCCTTCCTGAACGCGCCCACCGTCACGGGCCCGGGCGTGGAGACCCTGGGCCGCTACCTGCCGGCGGGCTCGGGGGCGGAGGTGGGCGGCGACTGGTTCGACACACTGGCGCTCCCCCACGACCGCACGCTGCTGGTGGTCGGGGACGTCATGGGGCACGGGGTCCGCGCGGCGGCGGCGATGAGCGAGTACCGCTCGGTCCTACGTACCCTGGCCATCCAGGGCAGCAGCCCCGACTTCATCCTCCTCCAGGCCGAACGCACGGCGCTCACCCTGGAGTTGGACCGGGTGGCGACCTGCCTCCTCGCCCTCCTCGACCCCCGCCGGGAGCGCGTCACGTTCTCCAACGCGGGCCACATCCCGCCGCTCCTCGTCACCCCCGACGGCACCCGCACCCTCCTCAGCCTCCCCGTCGCCCCACCCCTGGGCGTGGGCCTCGGCTCCTTCACGGCCACCACGGTCCCCCTCCCCCCGGGCTCCGTCCTCCTCCTGTGCACCGACGGCCTGGTCGAACGCCGCGACCGCGACATCGAAACGGGCCTCCACACCCTCGCCACCCTCCCCATCACCCCGACGGCCCCCCTCTCCACCCTCCTCGACACCGTCATCACCCACCTGGACCCCACCGCCTCGGAGGACGACGTCGCCATCCTCCTGGCCCGCACCAAACCCACCCCGGACGAGCCGGACCAACTGGGCTGGTTACCACCGGGGTGGGCGAAGCCCCGCCCAGGGGTGAAGCCCCTTTAG
- a CDS encoding TIGR03943 family putative permease subunit translates to MRLRPQGVLLILCGAALLRIALFSELYLRYVKEGLRPYLVVSGVALIALGLVGMIRRVHEEDEREHEREHGVHEEDAPEEARAGRGQDAHSGHDHDHTRNPRIAWLLTAPALALLLFPPPALGSYSAGREEARVAAQGTGTFPELPAGDPVDLTLGAFASRAEWDTGASMKDRTVRLTGFVTRDDDGTWYIARLLVTCCAADAQALKVEIRGADAPAADAWVTVTGVWLPTGRPGSDAARPVLDAASVKRVSAPSDPYEKR, encoded by the coding sequence CTGCGGCTGCGTCCGCAGGGAGTGCTGCTCATCCTGTGCGGCGCCGCACTCCTGCGGATCGCCCTCTTCAGCGAGCTGTACCTGCGCTATGTGAAGGAGGGCCTGCGCCCGTACCTGGTGGTCTCGGGCGTGGCACTGATCGCGCTGGGCCTGGTGGGCATGATCCGCCGGGTCCACGAGGAGGACGAGCGGGAGCACGAGCGGGAGCACGGGGTCCACGAGGAGGACGCCCCCGAGGAGGCCCGCGCGGGGCGTGGCCAAGACGCCCACTCCGGGCACGATCACGACCACACCCGCAACCCGCGCATCGCCTGGCTCCTCACCGCGCCCGCCCTCGCCCTCCTCCTCTTCCCGCCGCCCGCCCTCGGCTCGTACAGCGCGGGACGCGAGGAGGCCAGGGTCGCCGCGCAGGGCACCGGCACCTTCCCCGAACTGCCCGCTGGGGACCCCGTCGACCTGACGCTCGGCGCGTTCGCCTCCCGTGCGGAGTGGGACACCGGGGCGTCCATGAAGGACCGCACGGTCCGCCTCACCGGCTTCGTGACCCGCGACGACGACGGCACGTGGTACATCGCCCGGCTCCTCGTCACCTGCTGCGCCGCCGACGCGCAGGCGCTGAAGGTCGAGATCCGCGGGGCGGACGCGCCCGCCGCCGACGCGTGGGTGACCGTCACGGGGGTCTGGCTCCCCACGGGCAGGCCGGGCTCCGACGCGGCTCGTCCGGTCCTGGACGCCGCGTCCGTGAAACGGGTTTCGGCCCCTTCGGATCCGTACGAGAAGCGTTGA
- a CDS encoding SigE family RNA polymerase sigma factor, whose amino-acid sequence MTEEEFDGFYAAAFPRLTGQLYAFTGDHGEAQDVVQEAFVRAWDRRREFLAEGAPEAWVRTVAMRLAVSRWRRARRWLELVRRNPPPEHTPGPGPERTALVGALKELPEAQRMAVVLHHLCDLSVEQVASETGAPVGTVKARLSRGRAALARRLGEADELGEREDDRVR is encoded by the coding sequence ATGACCGAGGAGGAGTTCGACGGGTTCTACGCCGCGGCGTTCCCCCGGCTGACCGGGCAGCTCTACGCCTTCACCGGGGACCACGGCGAGGCGCAGGACGTCGTCCAGGAGGCGTTCGTCCGCGCCTGGGACCGGCGGCGGGAGTTCCTCGCCGAGGGGGCGCCCGAGGCATGGGTCCGTACGGTCGCGATGCGGCTCGCGGTGAGCCGGTGGCGGCGGGCGCGGCGCTGGCTGGAACTGGTGCGCCGCAATCCGCCGCCCGAGCACACACCCGGTCCCGGACCCGAACGGACCGCGCTCGTGGGGGCGTTGAAGGAACTGCCGGAGGCGCAGCGGATGGCTGTCGTTCTGCACCATCTGTGCGACTTGAGTGTCGAGCAGGTAGCCTCCGAGACCGGTGCGCCCGTGGGGACGGTCAAGGCCCGGCTGTCCCGCGGCCGGGCGGCGCTGGCGCGGCGGCTCGGCGAGGCCGACGAACTGGGTGAGAGGGAGGACGACCGTGTCCGATGA
- a CDS encoding L,D-transpeptidase, with product MSDELTPGATHGFDGPDAGSGGTELATALRELAHDHETPIAVPGTEIRRRAGRRRRRRQVSFAAAGATAAGALALVLTVALTGGRDAGTTPPAASYTAPTPPATAEAPAQASPAAVAATVDLGRREMSVEGRTLPISSGSLKTPTPTGLMTVTAKYQAATVPGDSAGWNGYDVKATWVMRLRAPDDRTNYLLALTWDEKAPGNYDRTGGVIGLRRADAMWLYEALKPGSVVAVVGAAPEETSGGTGTGALETAPTGAGALEATPTAPVGTP from the coding sequence GTGTCCGATGAGCTCACGCCCGGCGCCACGCACGGATTCGACGGCCCCGACGCCGGTTCCGGTGGTACCGAACTGGCCACCGCGCTGCGCGAGTTGGCCCACGACCACGAGACGCCCATAGCGGTTCCCGGCACGGAGATCCGTCGTCGCGCGGGGCGTCGCAGGCGCCGGCGGCAGGTCTCGTTCGCCGCGGCCGGCGCCACGGCCGCCGGGGCCCTCGCCCTGGTCCTGACCGTGGCCCTCACGGGTGGGCGGGACGCCGGGACGACACCGCCCGCCGCGAGCTACACCGCGCCCACCCCGCCGGCCACCGCGGAGGCCCCTGCCCAGGCCAGTCCGGCGGCCGTCGCCGCCACCGTCGATCTCGGCCGGCGTGAGATGTCCGTCGAGGGGCGGACCCTGCCCATCTCCTCCGGGTCGCTCAAGACACCGACACCGACCGGCCTGATGACCGTGACCGCCAAGTACCAGGCGGCGACGGTGCCCGGCGACTCGGCCGGCTGGAACGGGTACGACGTCAAGGCGACCTGGGTGATGAGGCTGCGCGCCCCCGACGACCGTACGAACTACCTCCTCGCCCTCACCTGGGACGAGAAGGCGCCCGGCAACTACGACCGCACCGGCGGGGTGATCGGCCTGCGGCGCGCCGACGCGATGTGGCTGTACGAGGCGCTGAAGCCGGGATCGGTGGTGGCGGTGGTGGGGGCGGCCCCGGAGGAGACGTCCGGAGGGACGGGTACGGGGGCCTTGGAGACGGCACCGACAGGGGCGGGCGCCTTGGAGGCGACCCCGACCGCGCCTGTCGGCACGCCCTGA
- a CDS encoding sigma factor-like helix-turn-helix DNA-binding protein, with protein sequence MDDEFTARAGEYWPRLTRTARLLTGNSARAERLARAALAEVYARRRTPRDDAEFYVRRALVRGFLRSRTRPLIGSRRAPESYAADRLDPLTEVLAALPPRRRAVAVLHHWDGLGHREIAALLNSSPGAVKAHGRRALKALRAHPAYGESPYAEGRSVPGPAPVPGIPPAVLPAVEEAGRTRRRSRRRTTAVLTTVCALLLVPLVLGAVRGTGSGGGGDTTPFSRTAVRVVTAGERVSAGPGVEVWLTKDGKHWSTPKGQSRFRPAGEGSGTGITLESEPGSGTRVFHSGVLQGSREPSRIELTTPEGRFTARILTLAGSPGWSVWFADTQLTDGKRQLSQITVKAYDSAGKLLAQTGTST encoded by the coding sequence ATGGACGACGAATTCACCGCCCGTGCCGGGGAGTACTGGCCCCGGCTGACGCGTACGGCCCGTCTGCTCACGGGGAACTCCGCCCGCGCGGAGAGACTCGCGAGAGCGGCGCTCGCGGAGGTGTACGCGCGGCGGAGAACTCCCCGCGACGACGCGGAGTTCTACGTCCGGCGGGCTCTGGTACGGGGCTTTCTGCGGAGCCGGACCCGGCCGCTGATCGGCTCCCGGCGCGCTCCGGAGTCGTACGCGGCCGATCGACTCGACCCGCTCACCGAGGTGTTGGCGGCTCTCCCGCCCCGCCGTCGGGCCGTCGCCGTCCTGCACCACTGGGACGGTCTGGGCCATCGCGAGATCGCCGCGCTGCTCAACTCCTCGCCCGGTGCGGTCAAGGCGCACGGCCGCCGGGCGCTGAAGGCTCTCCGCGCCCACCCGGCGTACGGCGAGTCGCCGTACGCCGAGGGCCGGTCCGTGCCCGGCCCCGCCCCGGTCCCCGGCATCCCGCCGGCCGTTCTCCCGGCCGTCGAGGAGGCGGGCCGCACCCGTCGGCGGAGCCGCCGCCGTACGACGGCCGTGCTGACCACCGTCTGCGCCCTGCTGCTCGTGCCGCTGGTCCTGGGTGCCGTGCGCGGCACGGGCTCCGGCGGCGGTGGGGACACAACTCCCTTCTCCAGGACGGCCGTTCGGGTCGTGACCGCCGGTGAGCGGGTCTCCGCCGGACCTGGTGTCGAGGTCTGGCTCACCAAGGACGGCAAGCACTGGTCGACGCCGAAGGGGCAAAGCCGGTTCCGGCCGGCCGGCGAGGGATCGGGCACCGGCATCACCCTGGAGTCGGAACCCGGCTCGGGGACACGCGTCTTCCACTCCGGCGTCCTCCAGGGCTCCCGCGAACCGTCCCGCATCGAACTCACCACCCCCGAGGGCAGGTTCACCGCCCGGATCCTCACCCTGGCGGGCAGCCCCGGCTGGTCCGTCTGGTTCGCCGACACCCAACTCACGGACGGCAAGCGCCAGTTGAGCCAGATCACCGTGAAGGCCTACGACTCCGCCGGCAAGCTCCTCGCACAGACGGGCACCTCCACATGA
- a CDS encoding permease has protein sequence MADRQGAADGARVVADRRGVVDGARIVARTLVYAVVGGVALVVIATVGSVLGPMVALDIATPAMAAWWTVFTAVAVQGIPFLLLGTVVSAAIGAFVPERVFRRVLPKNPALAVPVAGAAGAVLPGCECASVPVADSLMRRGVAPAAALAFLLSAPAINPVVLVATSIAFPGNPAMVGARLVASLATAVVMGWLWVRFGKEEWLPGVAARRTGGSGTGKGKGTGSGSGSGTEAAAGPGGWRGFRDGLQHDFLHAGGFLVLGAAAAATFNILVPRSLLDVFTGSPWLSVLLLAVLAVVLCVCSEADAFVAASLTGFSPTARLAFMVVGPMVDLKLIALQAGTFGRAFAVRFSAVTWVVAVVSSGVVGWWLL, from the coding sequence GTGGCGGACCGGCAGGGCGCGGCCGACGGCGCCCGGGTCGTCGCGGACCGGCGGGGTGTGGTCGACGGGGCGCGGATCGTGGCCCGGACGCTGGTGTACGCGGTGGTCGGCGGGGTGGCGCTGGTCGTCATCGCCACCGTCGGGTCCGTACTCGGGCCGATGGTCGCGCTCGACATCGCGACGCCTGCCATGGCCGCCTGGTGGACCGTGTTCACGGCGGTCGCCGTGCAGGGCATCCCCTTCCTTCTGCTCGGCACGGTGGTGTCGGCGGCGATCGGGGCCTTCGTCCCTGAGCGGGTCTTCAGACGCGTACTGCCGAAGAACCCGGCGCTCGCCGTGCCCGTCGCGGGCGCGGCCGGAGCCGTGCTGCCCGGGTGCGAGTGCGCGTCCGTGCCGGTGGCCGACAGCCTGATGCGACGCGGAGTCGCACCGGCGGCGGCGCTCGCCTTTCTCCTCTCGGCCCCCGCGATCAACCCGGTGGTGCTCGTCGCCACCTCCATCGCCTTCCCGGGGAACCCGGCCATGGTCGGCGCCCGGCTCGTCGCCTCGCTCGCCACCGCCGTGGTGATGGGGTGGCTGTGGGTGCGGTTCGGCAAGGAGGAGTGGCTGCCGGGGGTGGCCGCTCGGCGCACGGGCGGATCCGGGACCGGCAAGGGCAAGGGAACGGGATCGGGATCGGGATCGGGGACGGAAGCGGCTGCGGGCCCCGGCGGCTGGCGGGGCTTCCGGGACGGACTTCAGCACGACTTCCTGCACGCCGGAGGCTTTCTCGTGCTGGGCGCGGCGGCCGCGGCGACGTTCAACATCCTGGTGCCGCGGTCCCTGCTGGACGTGTTCACCGGTTCGCCCTGGCTCTCGGTGCTGCTGCTCGCCGTCCTCGCCGTGGTGCTGTGCGTGTGTTCCGAGGCGGACGCCTTCGTGGCCGCCTCACTGACCGGGTTCTCGCCGACGGCCCGGCTCGCCTTCATGGTCGTCGGCCCGATGGTCGACCTGAAGCTCATCGCCCTCCAGGCGGGCACGTTCGGGCGGGCGTTCGCCGTCCGGTTCTCGGCCGTCACCTGGGTGGTGGCCGTGGTGAGCAGTGGAGTGGTGGGCTGGTGGCTGCTGTGA
- a CDS encoding transglycosylase domain-containing protein — MTTRPRTPRTLRTRLHTLRTHLHTLRTYLRRTRTRRLRRVLAGLLVLFLTACAALVVAYRMTGIPDPHPETVSQSTVFVDAEGDYLGRRGPVDRQDIPLNQVPRHVQDAVIAAENRSFRTDSGVAPTAILRAAIATVTGGERQGGSTITQQYVKNALLTPEQSLSRKAREALIAVKLDRTRSKDDILEGYLNTVYFGRGAAGVESAARNYFGVGAKDLTVSQGAALAAIVNLPSYYERAGADAKVTGTLERRWVWVLDAMAASGAISDRERTAARFPAFRFYPPGDTDGGRQYLIDAASAEAADRLGITEDQLARGGYKVHTTFDLGLQDDTAELVRDRTPADTKGVRLHTAVVATVPGDGAVRVLYGGADYAHQPFNDAVDGAVEAGTATEPFTYAGIRLGEPLTGLPKEAAPTPMRLNSAYATVAAGGTYAKPYTVTKITRGGRTVHTARPETRTAMGEKETAVVTELMHGSLGPDAPDAPGTAVKPVATGVGAAFLPVTSHAAGAGSGPGARTVWQSVYSPRLALTVALFAERGGKPARVAGLTGEYPPAEHAALQAGEVWRLAGSPGTEGPAAEARVGAESEAEAGAKDGGEAGTGSKGTGEGSGDGSGSGSGSGSGENTSSGEGTSEADVTRTDPPVGGQGGGVVPWEGAR, encoded by the coding sequence ATGACCACCCGCCCGCGGACCCCACGGACCCTGCGCACCCGCCTCCACACCTTGCGGACCCACCTCCACACCCTGCGGACCTACCTCCGCCGCACCCGCACCCGCCGCCTGCGCCGCGTCCTGGCCGGGCTCCTCGTCCTGTTCCTCACGGCCTGCGCCGCGCTCGTCGTCGCGTACCGCATGACCGGGATCCCCGACCCGCACCCGGAGACGGTCAGCCAGAGCACGGTCTTCGTGGACGCCGAGGGCGACTACCTGGGCCGACGCGGCCCTGTCGACCGCCAGGACATCCCCCTCAATCAGGTACCCCGGCACGTCCAGGACGCCGTGATCGCCGCGGAGAACCGCTCCTTCCGTACGGACTCGGGGGTCGCCCCGACCGCGATCCTGCGGGCGGCGATCGCGACCGTGACCGGCGGAGAGCGGCAGGGCGGCTCCACGATCACGCAGCAGTACGTGAAGAACGCCCTGCTGACCCCGGAGCAGTCGCTGAGCCGCAAGGCGCGCGAGGCGCTGATCGCCGTGAAGCTCGACCGCACGCGGTCCAAGGACGACATCCTGGAGGGCTACCTCAACACGGTGTACTTCGGCCGCGGCGCGGCCGGTGTCGAATCGGCGGCGCGGAACTACTTCGGCGTCGGTGCGAAGGACCTGACGGTCTCCCAGGGCGCGGCGCTGGCGGCGATCGTCAACCTCCCCTCGTACTACGAGCGGGCCGGCGCCGACGCGAAGGTGACCGGGACGCTGGAGCGCCGCTGGGTCTGGGTGCTCGACGCCATGGCCGCCTCGGGGGCGATCAGCGACCGCGAGCGGACGGCCGCCCGCTTCCCGGCGTTCCGCTTCTACCCGCCGGGCGACACGGACGGCGGGCGTCAGTACCTGATCGACGCGGCGTCCGCGGAGGCCGCCGACCGGCTCGGCATCACCGAGGACCAGCTGGCGCGCGGCGGCTACAAGGTGCACACCACCTTCGACCTCGGTCTGCAGGACGACACGGCGGAGCTGGTCCGCGACCGTACGCCCGCGGACACGAAGGGCGTGCGGCTGCACACCGCCGTCGTCGCGACCGTTCCAGGCGACGGGGCGGTCCGCGTGCTCTACGGCGGCGCGGACTACGCGCACCAGCCGTTCAACGACGCCGTCGACGGGGCGGTCGAGGCGGGCACGGCCACCGAACCGTTCACGTACGCGGGCATCCGGCTGGGCGAGCCGCTGACCGGGCTGCCGAAGGAGGCGGCCCCGACGCCGATGCGCCTGAACTCCGCGTACGCGACCGTGGCCGCCGGGGGTACGTACGCGAAGCCGTACACGGTCACGAAGATCACCCGCGGGGGCCGTACGGTGCACACCGCGCGGCCGGAGACGCGTACCGCGATGGGCGAGAAGGAAACCGCGGTGGTCACCGAGCTGATGCACGGTTCGCTCGGTCCGGACGCTCCGGACGCTCCGGGCACCGCGGTCAAGCCGGTCGCGACGGGGGTCGGGGCCGCGTTCCTGCCGGTGACCAGCCATGCGGCGGGCGCGGGGAGCGGGCCGGGGGCCCGGACGGTGTGGCAGAGCGTGTACTCGCCGCGGCTCGCCCTCACCGTCGCCCTGTTCGCCGAGCGCGGGGGCAAGCCGGCCCGGGTCGCGGGGCTGACCGGCGAGTACCCGCCCGCCGAGCACGCGGCACTGCAGGCGGGAGAGGTGTGGCGGCTGGCGGGCTCGCCCGGGACGGAGGGGCCCGCGGCGGAGGCCCGGGTGGGGGCCGAATCCGAGGCCGAGGCCGGGGCCAAGGACGGAGGCGAGGCCGGAACCGGGAGCAAGGGCACGGGCGAGGGCTCAGGCGACGGCTCGGGCTCGGGCTCGGGCTCGGGCTCGGGGGAGAATACGAGCTCGGGTGAGGGCACGAGCGAGGCCGACGTCACCCGGACGGACCCGCCCGTTGGTGGGCAGGGCGGCGGCGTGGTGCCGTGGGAGGGTGCCCGGTGA
- a CDS encoding DNA polymerase III subunit beta family protein, with amino-acid sequence MRSIGEMARDSGLSVSALRFYDRAGVLVPAWVDPVSGYRWYGPEQCEEARLLTRLRRAGMPLPDIRLVLAGWSGADTDLVRKLLQAHLRRLERGLSDARSEFSAVRALLEGREKPMTSLRTAVVRLTVPAAELAAALDAVRFAAGTDPELPMLGGVLFDIEGGALRVVATDRYRMAVAQARATGHDGAREQVIVPVPLADAMRALLSGEDGGGPVRLSVDGDRVTLEAGDRQAAGQCLDHDFPDYRRLVRLPAGRRAVVDVPAFREALETGPVRRSETPGPDGVPCDLSVLRPEADGTVTVCADGEEGDADPNYVAVNREFLLHALAAGARDRLVLEFGAPTAPLAVRRADTEDTFSLLMPVRLEN; translated from the coding sequence ATGCGCAGTATCGGGGAGATGGCCCGGGACAGCGGGCTGAGTGTGAGCGCCCTGCGGTTCTACGACCGTGCCGGGGTGCTGGTCCCCGCCTGGGTGGATCCGGTGAGCGGCTACCGCTGGTACGGCCCCGAGCAGTGCGAGGAGGCGCGGCTGCTGACGCGGCTGCGCCGGGCCGGTATGCCCCTGCCGGACATCCGGCTGGTGCTGGCCGGCTGGTCCGGCGCGGACACCGACCTCGTACGGAAGCTGCTGCAGGCGCATCTGCGCCGGCTCGAACGGGGGTTGTCCGATGCCCGCAGCGAGTTCTCCGCGGTCCGAGCGCTACTCGAAGGCAGGGAGAAACCCATGACATCGCTCCGCACCGCCGTCGTCCGGCTGACCGTCCCCGCGGCCGAACTGGCCGCCGCGCTGGACGCCGTCCGCTTCGCCGCCGGTACCGACCCGGAGCTGCCGATGCTCGGCGGCGTCCTGTTCGACATCGAGGGCGGGGCACTTCGGGTCGTGGCCACCGACCGGTATCGGATGGCCGTCGCGCAGGCCCGTGCCACCGGCCACGACGGGGCCCGTGAGCAGGTCATCGTGCCCGTCCCGCTCGCCGACGCGATGCGGGCGCTGCTGAGCGGTGAGGACGGCGGGGGACCCGTCCGGCTCTCCGTGGACGGTGACCGCGTGACGCTGGAGGCCGGGGACCGGCAGGCGGCCGGGCAGTGCCTCGACCACGACTTCCCCGACTACCGTCGGCTCGTCCGCCTGCCGGCCGGGCGACGCGCGGTCGTCGACGTACCGGCGTTCCGCGAGGCGCTGGAGACCGGGCCCGTCCGCAGGAGCGAGACGCCCGGGCCGGACGGCGTGCCCTGCGACCTCAGCGTGCTCAGGCCGGAGGCCGACGGCACCGTGACCGTCTGCGCCGATGGCGAAGAGGGGGACGCCGACCCGAATTACGTCGCCGTCAACCGCGAGTTCCTGCTGCACGCGCTCGCCGCCGGGGCCCGTGACCGGCTGGTGCTGGAGTTCGGGGCTCCCACGGCTCCCCTGGCCGTCCGGCGGGCCGATACCGAGGACACGTTCTCGCTGCTGATGCCGGTGCGGCTGGAGAACTGA